A stretch of Cucumis sativus cultivar 9930 chromosome 2, Cucumber_9930_V3, whole genome shotgun sequence DNA encodes these proteins:
- the LOC101214479 gene encoding uncharacterized protein LOC101214479 isoform X1 has translation MPLVLAFSPFHFYSNEFLCLNMLPLIYSIYNFLLSLFGAIIRCFFRIQVYYGTVDSVLQIKGQEGEFQATADYNSSKYQLEPTTQIHGFIQKSETTNCFVQEFCFTASPSSSGNQTPDHDFECYSSKYLCESDDGVKLEIFNAEEGLEKLDEHEGLEKLVEHEGLVSNIDAPIPVEVEKSGHDCSEVETLVEDGSFLFSDSDFESPCFDEEYIEIELELKPSLHVLNNAKILPVNDWSEEESQDCLVELTETEKDEKGMEFFEQQQQQEEEEEEEEFLQEHQDLINQLKIELRNSRTGGLPTVQEEEDEGEAGSMCPTSVETLKPLKKDQNFELKQHFREIQKVYKTYAEKMRKLDISNIQTNYAIGLVKLKDPNGSMDGKKSGLKSVFPLKLRPGRGGVKDCPRLTRDLKRDMEMVYVGHLCLSWELLHWQHRKATELQQNDSREVSRFTRVVNEFQLFSILIQRFIEDEQFCGPRIDNYARNRLFIRSLLQVPAIRADCVNDKKQRGKEDESTISTAALVSIIEDSMQVFREFLRAEKFVRNSTIKCAQGQLNAQRMMMEIRSGLQKKERRLKEILRSGNCIAKKFKRIGEDEGRVKNELLIAEVELKLVSRVVSMSRLTESQLIWCHKKLHQINFVNRKVVIEPSFSLFPC, from the exons ATGCCTCTTGTTCTTGCCTTTTCCCCGttccatttttattcaaatgaGTTTTTGTGCCTTAACATGCTTCCTCTCATATATTCAATCTACAATTTTCTGCTTTCTCTGTTTGGAGCAATAATCAGATGTTTTTTCAG AATTCAGGTTTATTATGGAACTGTTGATTCTGTTCTTCAAATTAAAGGCCAAGAAGGTGAATTTCAAGCAACGGCTGATTACAATTCAAGCAAATATCAGTTGGAACCTACCACACAAATCCATGGATTCATCCAAAAATCTGAAACTACAAACTGTTTTGTCCAAGAATTCTGCTTTACTgcttcaccttcttcttcGGGTAATCAAACTCCCGATCATGATTTTGAATGTTACAGcagtaaatatttatgtgaaagtGATGATGGGGTGAAACTAGAAATATTTAACGCTGAAGAGGGTTTAGAAAAGTTAGATGAGCACGAGGGTTTAGAAAAGTTAGTTGAACACGAGGGTTTAGTTTCCAATATAGATGCCCCGATTCCTGTGGAAGTGGAGAAATCTGGCCATGATTGTTCCGAGGTTGAAACCCTAGTGGAAGAtggttcctttcttttttcagatTCAGACTTTGAATCTCCATGTTTTGATGAAGAGTACATAGAAAtagaattagaattaaaaCCAAGTTTACATGTCTTAAATAATGCCAAAATTTTGCCTGTAAATGATTGGAGCGAGGAGGAGAGTCAAGATTGTTTGGTAGAACTGACAGAAACAGAAAAGGATGAGAAGGGGATGGAATTTTTTGAGCAGCAACAGcagcaagaagaagaagaagaagaagaggaattcTTGCAAGAGCACCAAGATTTGATAAACCAACTCAAGATAGAGCTAAGAAACTCGAGAACAGGAGGACTTCCAACCgtacaagaagaagaagatgagggAGAGGCAGGATCCATGTGTCCCACATCGGTTGAAACTCTAAAACCTCTGAAAAaggatcaaaattttgaactcaAACAACATTTCAGAGAGATCCAAAAGGTGTACAAGACTTATGCAGAGAAAATGCGAAAGCTTGACATCTCCAATATCCAAACAAATTACGCAATTG GTTTAGTTAAGTTGAAAGATCCAAATGGGTCAATGGATGGAAAGAAATCTGGTCTTAAATCTGTGTTTCCCCTCAAGTTAAGGCCAGGGAGAGGTGGTGTTAAAGACTGTCCAAGATTAACGAGAGACTTAAAGAGGGACATGGAAATGGTATATGTTGGACATCTTTGCCTTTCTTGGGAACTTCTGCATTGGCAGCACAGGAAAGCCACTGAGTTGCAACAGAATGACTCTCGAGAGGTTTCTCGGTTCACTCGAGTTGTCAATGAATTTCAACTCTTCTCCATCCTCATTCAAAGATTCATTGAAGATGAACAGTTTTGCGGCCCTCGAATCGACAACTATGCCAGAAACCGACTTTTCATCCGTAGTCTCCTTCAAGTTCCTGCCATTAGAG CGGATTGTGTAAACGACAAAAAGCAACGAGgcaaagaagatgaaagtaCCATCTCAACTGCAGCTCTAGTGTCAATCATTGAAGATTCAATGCAGGTTTTTCGGGAATTTCTACGTGCAGAAAAATTCGTCAGGAACTCAACTATCAAGTGTGCTCAAGGACAACTTAATGCACAACGGATGATGATGGAAATAAGAAGTGGTCTGCAAAAG AAGGAGAGAAGGCTAAAAGAGATATTGAGAAGTGGGAATTGTATAGCGAAGAAGTTTAAAAGGATTGGTGAAGATGAAGGGAGGGTGAAGAATGAATTGTTGATAGCGGAGGTTGAATTGAAATTGGTATCAAGGGTTGTGAGTATGTCAAGACTAACAGAGAGCCAGTTGATTTGGTGTCATAAAAAACtgcatcaaattaattttgtgaatAGAAAGGTTGTTATAGAACCAtcgttttctctttttccatgTTGA
- the LOC101214479 gene encoding uncharacterized protein LOC101214479 isoform X2, giving the protein MFFQVYYGTVDSVLQIKGQEGEFQATADYNSSKYQLEPTTQIHGFIQKSETTNCFVQEFCFTASPSSSGNQTPDHDFECYSSKYLCESDDGVKLEIFNAEEGLEKLDEHEGLEKLVEHEGLVSNIDAPIPVEVEKSGHDCSEVETLVEDGSFLFSDSDFESPCFDEEYIEIELELKPSLHVLNNAKILPVNDWSEEESQDCLVELTETEKDEKGMEFFEQQQQQEEEEEEEEFLQEHQDLINQLKIELRNSRTGGLPTVQEEEDEGEAGSMCPTSVETLKPLKKDQNFELKQHFREIQKVYKTYAEKMRKLDISNIQTNYAIGLVKLKDPNGSMDGKKSGLKSVFPLKLRPGRGGVKDCPRLTRDLKRDMEMVYVGHLCLSWELLHWQHRKATELQQNDSREVSRFTRVVNEFQLFSILIQRFIEDEQFCGPRIDNYARNRLFIRSLLQVPAIRADCVNDKKQRGKEDESTISTAALVSIIEDSMQVFREFLRAEKFVRNSTIKCAQGQLNAQRMMMEIRSGLQKKERRLKEILRSGNCIAKKFKRIGEDEGRVKNELLIAEVELKLVSRVVSMSRLTESQLIWCHKKLHQINFVNRKVVIEPSFSLFPC; this is encoded by the exons ATGTTTTTTCAG GTTTATTATGGAACTGTTGATTCTGTTCTTCAAATTAAAGGCCAAGAAGGTGAATTTCAAGCAACGGCTGATTACAATTCAAGCAAATATCAGTTGGAACCTACCACACAAATCCATGGATTCATCCAAAAATCTGAAACTACAAACTGTTTTGTCCAAGAATTCTGCTTTACTgcttcaccttcttcttcGGGTAATCAAACTCCCGATCATGATTTTGAATGTTACAGcagtaaatatttatgtgaaagtGATGATGGGGTGAAACTAGAAATATTTAACGCTGAAGAGGGTTTAGAAAAGTTAGATGAGCACGAGGGTTTAGAAAAGTTAGTTGAACACGAGGGTTTAGTTTCCAATATAGATGCCCCGATTCCTGTGGAAGTGGAGAAATCTGGCCATGATTGTTCCGAGGTTGAAACCCTAGTGGAAGAtggttcctttcttttttcagatTCAGACTTTGAATCTCCATGTTTTGATGAAGAGTACATAGAAAtagaattagaattaaaaCCAAGTTTACATGTCTTAAATAATGCCAAAATTTTGCCTGTAAATGATTGGAGCGAGGAGGAGAGTCAAGATTGTTTGGTAGAACTGACAGAAACAGAAAAGGATGAGAAGGGGATGGAATTTTTTGAGCAGCAACAGcagcaagaagaagaagaagaagaagaggaattcTTGCAAGAGCACCAAGATTTGATAAACCAACTCAAGATAGAGCTAAGAAACTCGAGAACAGGAGGACTTCCAACCgtacaagaagaagaagatgagggAGAGGCAGGATCCATGTGTCCCACATCGGTTGAAACTCTAAAACCTCTGAAAAaggatcaaaattttgaactcaAACAACATTTCAGAGAGATCCAAAAGGTGTACAAGACTTATGCAGAGAAAATGCGAAAGCTTGACATCTCCAATATCCAAACAAATTACGCAATTG GTTTAGTTAAGTTGAAAGATCCAAATGGGTCAATGGATGGAAAGAAATCTGGTCTTAAATCTGTGTTTCCCCTCAAGTTAAGGCCAGGGAGAGGTGGTGTTAAAGACTGTCCAAGATTAACGAGAGACTTAAAGAGGGACATGGAAATGGTATATGTTGGACATCTTTGCCTTTCTTGGGAACTTCTGCATTGGCAGCACAGGAAAGCCACTGAGTTGCAACAGAATGACTCTCGAGAGGTTTCTCGGTTCACTCGAGTTGTCAATGAATTTCAACTCTTCTCCATCCTCATTCAAAGATTCATTGAAGATGAACAGTTTTGCGGCCCTCGAATCGACAACTATGCCAGAAACCGACTTTTCATCCGTAGTCTCCTTCAAGTTCCTGCCATTAGAG CGGATTGTGTAAACGACAAAAAGCAACGAGgcaaagaagatgaaagtaCCATCTCAACTGCAGCTCTAGTGTCAATCATTGAAGATTCAATGCAGGTTTTTCGGGAATTTCTACGTGCAGAAAAATTCGTCAGGAACTCAACTATCAAGTGTGCTCAAGGACAACTTAATGCACAACGGATGATGATGGAAATAAGAAGTGGTCTGCAAAAG AAGGAGAGAAGGCTAAAAGAGATATTGAGAAGTGGGAATTGTATAGCGAAGAAGTTTAAAAGGATTGGTGAAGATGAAGGGAGGGTGAAGAATGAATTGTTGATAGCGGAGGTTGAATTGAAATTGGTATCAAGGGTTGTGAGTATGTCAAGACTAACAGAGAGCCAGTTGATTTGGTGTCATAAAAAACtgcatcaaattaattttgtgaatAGAAAGGTTGTTATAGAACCAtcgttttctctttttccatgTTGA
- the LOC101208315 gene encoding 40S ribosomal protein S3-2: MATQMSKKRKFVADGVFFAELNEVLTRELAEDGYSGVEVRVTPMRTEIIIRATRTQNVLGEKGRRIRELTSVVQKRFKFPENSVELYAEKVNNRGLCAIAQAESLRYKLLGGLAVRRACYGVLRFVMESGAKGCEVIVSGKLRAQRAKSMKFKDGYMISSGQPVRDYIDSAVRHVLLRQGVLGIKVKIMLDWDPKGKQGPTTPLPDVVTIHSPKEEEEIVHRPPAVLTADIEVPVAVPPVPVA; the protein is encoded by the exons ATGGCGACCCAGATGAGTAAGAAGAGAAAG TTCGTAGCCGATGGAGTGTTTTTTGCCGAGCTAAACGAGGTTTTGACCCGAGAGTTGGCGGAGGATGGGTACTCCGGTGTCGAGGTTAGAGTCACTCCTATGCGCACTGAGATCATCATCCGAGCCACCCGCACCCAAAACGTTCTCG GTGAAAAGGGCAGGAGGATTAGGGAGCTCACCTCGGTTGTGCAGAAGCGTTTCAAGTTTCCGGAGAACAGTGTTGAGCTTTATGCCGAGAAAGTTAACAATAGAGGGCTTTGTGCCATTGCCCAAGCCGAGTCACTTCGCTATAAGCTACTTGGTGGCCTTGCTGTTCGTAG GGCATGCTATGGTGTTCTGAGATTCGTCATGGAAAGTGGAGCTAAGGGTTGCGAG GTGATTGTTAGTGGAAAACTCAGGGCACAGCGTGCAAAATCTATGAAGTTCAAAGATGGATATATGATCTCTTCGGGTCAACCAGTTAGAGATTATATTGACTCGGCTGTTAGACATGTTCTTCTCAGACAG GGAGTTCTTGGTATCAAAGTTAAGATCATGCTTGATTGGGATCCTAAGGGCAAGCAAGGCCCTACCACCCCTCTTCCTGATGTCGTCACAATCCACTCTCccaaggaggaagaagaaatcgTCCATAGACCACCAGCAGTTTTGACCGCTGATATTGAGGTTCCAGTAGCAGTACCACCAGTACCAGTAGCTTGA
- the LOC101214242 gene encoding thermospermine synthase ACAULIS5, with translation MFSSFCSALSVLFVPNSSSLPLDHIQQLPQWFEEELEDDLKWSFAVNRVLHATTSEFQDIVLLDTKRFGKALLLDGKLQSAEKDEFIYHESLVHPALLLHHNPKTVFIMGGGEGCTARETLKHKSIEKVVMCDIDRDVVNFCRAHLKENQDAFQDERLHIIFDDAKAGLEGRPEKFDVIIGDLSDPHEGGPCNHLYTKSFYEDVIKPKLSDNGIFVTQAGPAGILSHKVFSSIYNTVKHVFRYVIAYTAHVPSYADSCGWVLASDHPIKLDIEDLNNKIRERVQGELHYLDGAFIVSSTVINKTIRTLMMNETHVFTEEDARFAHGRGLVANA, from the exons ATGTTTTCTTCCTTCTGCTCTGCCCTTTCAGTTCTCTTTGTTCCCAACTCCTCTTCTCTCCCTCTTGATCATATTCAACAACTCCCTCAATGGTTCGAGGAAGAACTCGAGGATGATCTCAAATGGTCCTTTGCCGTCAACAG GGTACTTCATGCAACAACTAGCGAGTTCCAAGATATAGTTCTGTTGGATACCAAGCGGTTTGGGAAG GCTCTATTGCTTGATGGGAAGCTGCAAAGTGCTGAAAAAGATGAATTCATCTATCATGAGTCCTTGGTTCATCCTGCTCTGCTACTGCATCATAA TCCCAAAACAGTGTTTATAATGGGAGGTGGAGAAGGGTGTACTGCTCGAGAGACACTAAAGCATAAAAGTATTGAGAAAGTTGTCATGTGCGATATTGATAGG GATGTTGTCAATTTCTGCCGCGCACatctaaaagaaaaccaaGATGCATTTCAGGACGAGAGGcttcatattatttttgacGATGCAAA GGCTGGATTGGAGGGACGTCCAGAGAAGTTCGATGTAATAATTGGAGATTTATCAGATCCACATGAAGGAGGACCATGCAATCATCTGTACACTAAGTCCTTCTATGAGGACGTCATTAAGCCCAAGCTCAGTGACAATGGTATATTTGTTACTCAG GCCGGCCCTGCTGGTATTCTCTCCCACAAGGTCTTCTCATCAATATACAACACCGTAAAGCATGTCTTCAGAT ATGTGATTGCATATACCGCTCATGTTCCATCCTATGCTGATTCATGTGGATGGGTTTTG GCTTCTGATCATCCTATTAAACTGGACATCGAGGATCTCAACAATAAGATTCGTGAGAGAGTCCAAGGTGAGCTACACTACTTGGATGGTGCATTCATCGTATCGTCAACAGTCATAAACAAAACCATCCGTACATT GATGATGAATGAGACTCATGTGTTCACTGAGGAAGATGCAAGGTTCGCACATGGGCGAGGGCTGGTTGCCAATGCCTAG
- the LOC101207583 gene encoding replication protein A 70 kDa DNA-binding subunit A has translation MPVHLTPNAISAIVAGDVNSKPLVQVLDIKLIGNAQERYSLLISDAVSAEQAMLATQLNDVVKTGRVKKGSVIQLIDYVCSPIKNRKIIVVLCLETIILDCEIIGNPKSSAQSENFAQKATPSVNLEQPAKVGNGHLSARNPVHNVQSFQATVQPPYQPPPNYKNHGAIIKNEAPARIIPIAALNPYQGRWAIKARVTAKGDLRRYNNAKGDGKVFSFDLLDSDGGEIRVTCFNAVVDRFYEVIEVGKVYLISKGSLKPARKDFNHLKNEWEVFLEASSTVELCPDEDDTIPRQQFSFKPISEIENAETNSILDVIGIVTSINPSIPVLRKNGMETQRRVVYLKDASGRSVELTMWGDFCNKEGQKLQEIIYSGLSPVLAVKSGKVSDFTGKSIGTISSTQLFINPDLPEAHILREWYDGGGKNTTSLSISKEIVPGSAKNDIRKTVSQIKDEGLGRADKPDWITVKATISFIKTDSFCYTACPLMIGDRQCNKKVTRSGNSKWVCDRCNQEFEDCDYRYLLQAQIQDHTGLTWVTAFQETGEEILGVSAKELYMLKYEEQDDVKFGEIIRSKIFDQFLFRLKIKEEVYGDEQRVKNTVVKADRVNYSSESKYMLDLLSKFSRLNKDCLGGLWAHQEDKAKVIQTK, from the exons ATGCCGGTGCATCTCACGCCCAATGCAATCTCTGCTATTGTCGCTGGCGACGTTAATTCCAAGCCTCTGGTGCAGGTTCTGGATATCAAGCTGATCGGTAACGCGCAGGAGAGGTACAGCCTCTTGATATCCGATGCTGTTTCTGCTGAGCAGGCTATGCTCGCCACTCAGCTTAATGATGTTGTTAAGACTGGACGAGTCAAGAAAGGATCCGTTATCCAGTTGATCGACTATGTCTGCAGTCCCATCAAGAACCGCAA GATTATTGTTGTACTCTGCCTGGAAACTATTATATTGGATTGTGAGATAATTGGGAATCCAAAATCATCTGCTCAATCAGAGAATTTTGCACAAAAGGCAACACCATCTGTAAATTTAGAGCAACCTGCCAAGGTTGGTAATGGTCATTTGAGTGCCAGAAATCCAGTTCATAATGTGCAAAGCTTCCAAGCTACAGTTCAACCTCCATATCAGCCACctccaaattataaaaatcatGGTGCAATCATTAAGAACGAGGCACCAGCTCGTATAATTCCCATAGCTGCATTGAATCCTTATCAGGGACGATGGGCTATAAAGGCAAGAGTTACTGCAAAGGGTGATCTCCGTCGCTATAACAATGCCAAAGGAGATGGAAAAGTTTTCTCTTTTGACCTCCTTGATTCTGATGGAGGAGAGATACGTGTGACCTGTTTTAATGCTGTTGTGGATCGTTTCTACGAGGTCATAGAAGTTGGTAAAGTTTACTTGATTTCTAAAGGTAGCCTGAAACCTGCACGGAAGGATTTCAATCATCTAAAGAATGAATGGGAGGTTTTCTTGGAGGCATCTTCCACTGTGGAACTGTGCCCAGATGAAGATGATACCATACCAAGACaacagttttcttttaaacctATCAGTGAAATCGAGAATGCTGAAACCAACTCTATTCTGGATGTTATTGGGATTGTAACATCTATCAATCCATCAATCCCtgttttgagaaaaaatggtATGGAAACTCAAAGAAGAGTTGTGTATTTGAAGGATGCGTCTGGCAGGAGTGTTGAGCTAACAATGTGGGGGGATTTTTGCAACAAGGAAGGCCAAAAATTGCAAGAAATAATTTACTCAGGCCTTTCTCCAGTTTTAGCTGTGAAATCCGGGAAGGTGAGTGATTTCACTGGGAAATCCATTGGGACAATTTCTTCTACTCAGCTTTTCATAAATCCCGATCTTCCTGAGGCTCACATCTTGAGGGAGTGGTACGATGGTGGGGGAAAGAATACTACTTCTCTATCTATTTCTAAAGAAATTGTACCAGGATCTGCCAAGAATGATATTCGGAAGACTGTGTCTCAGATTAAAGATGAAGGACTTGGCAGAGCTGACAAGCCAGATTGGATAACAGTGAAAGCAACAATATCGTTTATCAAAACAGATTCTTTCTGCTACACAGCATGCCCGTTAATGATTGGAGATCGACAATGCAACAAGAAGGTGACTAGATCAGGAAACTCGAAGTGGGTGTGTGACAGGTGCAATCAAGAATTTGAGGATTGCGACTACAGGTATCTTCTTCAAGCCCAAATCCAAGACCATACTGGATTGACATGGGTGACGGCCTTCCAGGAAACTGGTGAAGAGATTCTGGGTGTCTCAGCCAAGGAATTGTACATGTTGAAGTATGAAGAGCAGGATGATGTCAAGTTTGGTGAAATCATCAGAAGTAAAATCTTCGATCAATTTCTGTTTAGGCTCAAAATTAAGGAGGAGGTGTATGGCGATGAACAGAGAGTGAAAAATACTGTAGTCAAGGCAGATAGGGTAAACTATTCTTCAGAAAGCAAATATATGTTGGATTTGCTTTCCAAATTTTCGAG GTTGAATAAAGACTGCCTTGGAGGACTTTGGGCACATCAAGAAGACAAAGCAAAAGTGATCCAAACCAAATGA
- the LOC105434533 gene encoding uncharacterized protein LOC105434533 has protein sequence MASTSAISMAMPITNAAQKRARRAEAFAKPLPLRPSNKPSGSSSSSAKFQVRASLKEKAVAGLAATALTASMVLPEVAEAAGSGVSPSLKNFLLSIAAGGVVVTAILGAVIGVANFDPVKRT, from the coding sequence ATGGCTTCAACTTCTGCAATTTCAATGGCTATGCCAATTACTAATGCGGCACAGAAGAGAGCGAGGAGGGCCGAAGCCTTTGCCAAACCATTGCCTTTGAGACCTTCCAACAAGCCAAGTGGCTCCTCAAGCTCCAGCGCCAAGTTCCAAGTGCGGGCTTCTTTGAAGGAGAAGGCTGTCGCTGGACTGGCTGCAACGGCACTCACAGCTTCCATGGTCCTTCCTGAAGTGGCTGAAGCTGCTGGCTCTGGAGTTAGTCCCTCTCTCAAGAATTTCTTGCTCAGCATTGCCGCCGGTGGAGTAGTCGTCACTGCTATCTTGGGTGCAGTTATTGGCGTCGCCAATTTCGATCCCGTCAAGCGGACCTGA
- the LOC101207829 gene encoding protein Brevis radix-like 4 isoform X1: protein MLTCIARSKKLGDASLSQIEEPDSDNGLENKQQSVKSLTGQLRDMALKASGSYRTCNPCAGPIPQSRLKNCSSQSDADSERFKWAYKRSGSLSSTKTRTWGKEMEARLKGISSGEGTPNSLSGRRVDPVVYVEESEPKEWVAQVEPGVLITFVSLPRGGNDLKRIRFSRDVFNKWQAQRWWAENYDRVMELYNVQRFNRQAFPLPTPPRSEDESSKIESVENSPVTPPLTTERLPRNLYRPIGAGVSYSSSDSLEYQPMQYRQYQDSGLTSTPKLSSISGAKTETSSIDASMRSSSSRDADRSGELSISNASDLESEWVEQDEPGVYITIRALPGGKRELRRVRFSREKFGEMHARLWWEENRARIHEQYL, encoded by the exons ATGCTGACATGCATAGCTCGTTCTAAGAAACTCGGAGATGCCTCCTTGAGTCAAATTGAAGAACCAGACTCCGACAATGGACTTGAAAACAAGCAACAATCTGTCAAATCTCTGACAGGTCAG CTCAGAGACATGGCGTTAAAAGCGTCGGGGTCGTATCGAACTTGCAACCCTTGCGCAGGGCCGATACCGCAGAGTCGACTGAAGAATTGCAGCTCACAGTCGGATGCGGACTCAGAGCGGTTCAAATGGGCTTATAAGCGAAGCGGTAGCTTGAGCTCGACGAAAACGAGGACATGGGGGAAGGAAATGGAAGCGAGACTGAAGGGGATTTCAAGCGGAGAAGGAACCCCCAATTCACTGAGTGGGCGGCGAGTTGACCCAGTTGTGTACGTTGAGGAGAGCGAACCAAAGGAGTGGGTGGCCCAGGTGGAACCCGGCGTGTTAATCACTTTCGTTTCGCTTCCTCGCGGAGGGAATGATCTGAAACGGATACGTTTCAG TCGAGACGTATTCAATAAATGGCAAGCTCAGAGATGGTGGGCCGAGAACTATGATAGAGTTATGGAACTATACAATGTTCAGAGGTTCAACCGGCAAGCTTTTCCTCTTCCAACCCCCCCGAGATCTGAGGATGAG AGCTCAAAAATTGAATCTGTGGAGAACAGCCCTGTAACGCCTCCTTTAACTACAGAACGCTTGCCCCGCAATCTCTACCGCCCCATTGGAGCAGGTGTGAGCTATTCATCCTCAGATTCACTTGAATATCAGCCAATGCAGTATCGCCAGTACCAAGATTCAGGTCTGACCTCCACTCCTAAACTCTCTAGCATCAGTGGTGCAAAGACAGAAACATCTTCCATTGATGCATCCATGAGAAGCAGTTCATCAAGGGATGCAGATCGTTCAGGAGAACTATCCATCAGCAATGCTAGTGACCTTGAGTCTGAATGGGTCGAACAGGATGAGCCAGGTGTTTATATTACAATCAGAGCTTTGCCTGGCGGCAAAAGGGAACTCAGAAGAGTCAGATTCAG CCGGGAAAAATTTGGGGAGATGCATGCTAGATTGTGGTGGGAAGAAAATCGAGCCAGGATACATGAGCAATACTTGTGA
- the LOC101207829 gene encoding protein Brevis radix-like 4 isoform X2: MALKASGSYRTCNPCAGPIPQSRLKNCSSQSDADSERFKWAYKRSGSLSSTKTRTWGKEMEARLKGISSGEGTPNSLSGRRVDPVVYVEESEPKEWVAQVEPGVLITFVSLPRGGNDLKRIRFSRDVFNKWQAQRWWAENYDRVMELYNVQRFNRQAFPLPTPPRSEDESSKIESVENSPVTPPLTTERLPRNLYRPIGAGVSYSSSDSLEYQPMQYRQYQDSGLTSTPKLSSISGAKTETSSIDASMRSSSSRDADRSGELSISNASDLESEWVEQDEPGVYITIRALPGGKRELRRVRFSREKFGEMHARLWWEENRARIHEQYL, translated from the exons ATGGCGTTAAAAGCGTCGGGGTCGTATCGAACTTGCAACCCTTGCGCAGGGCCGATACCGCAGAGTCGACTGAAGAATTGCAGCTCACAGTCGGATGCGGACTCAGAGCGGTTCAAATGGGCTTATAAGCGAAGCGGTAGCTTGAGCTCGACGAAAACGAGGACATGGGGGAAGGAAATGGAAGCGAGACTGAAGGGGATTTCAAGCGGAGAAGGAACCCCCAATTCACTGAGTGGGCGGCGAGTTGACCCAGTTGTGTACGTTGAGGAGAGCGAACCAAAGGAGTGGGTGGCCCAGGTGGAACCCGGCGTGTTAATCACTTTCGTTTCGCTTCCTCGCGGAGGGAATGATCTGAAACGGATACGTTTCAG TCGAGACGTATTCAATAAATGGCAAGCTCAGAGATGGTGGGCCGAGAACTATGATAGAGTTATGGAACTATACAATGTTCAGAGGTTCAACCGGCAAGCTTTTCCTCTTCCAACCCCCCCGAGATCTGAGGATGAG AGCTCAAAAATTGAATCTGTGGAGAACAGCCCTGTAACGCCTCCTTTAACTACAGAACGCTTGCCCCGCAATCTCTACCGCCCCATTGGAGCAGGTGTGAGCTATTCATCCTCAGATTCACTTGAATATCAGCCAATGCAGTATCGCCAGTACCAAGATTCAGGTCTGACCTCCACTCCTAAACTCTCTAGCATCAGTGGTGCAAAGACAGAAACATCTTCCATTGATGCATCCATGAGAAGCAGTTCATCAAGGGATGCAGATCGTTCAGGAGAACTATCCATCAGCAATGCTAGTGACCTTGAGTCTGAATGGGTCGAACAGGATGAGCCAGGTGTTTATATTACAATCAGAGCTTTGCCTGGCGGCAAAAGGGAACTCAGAAGAGTCAGATTCAG CCGGGAAAAATTTGGGGAGATGCATGCTAGATTGTGGTGGGAAGAAAATCGAGCCAGGATACATGAGCAATACTTGTGA